ATTCAGATGACCAAACCACAAAAAAGCGCCCCAAAAACATAAACAAATCCCCAGTCACACCGCATATTTCGAAATTAGCACCACCAAGATTAAACAATTGCCCCTAGactaaaacaaaacaaaagaaaacaattaAATAATGAACCCCCACCACCATCATTTTCCCCTCCCTATTAATTAACCGGTTCACCAACCCAAAAAAATACAGAAAGAATCATATAATATTTTAAATATTCCACCCATTTGCAATAAATGTTTCCTTTGTTTAGATTATCAGTTTAATTTTGTATTTATTAAAAAAACCAATTCCATCTCTTTTATTTCCTCTCTGCATTTCTTTCTTTGCCATCTCTTTCTGTCTGTGTTCgtttccttcttccttctctctCTATCCCCTGTCTCTCTCCTGCTCTTGAGTGCCTCGCCGGCCGGCCGGATCGCCGGAGAAGTACACCGGTTGGTTTCTGGAACTCAGGTTTGGACGTCGGAGTTGGGGCTTTTGGTTCGAGTTTGCTTCTCCTCCCGCCGCTGCTTTGATCGTGGTGCTCGTGTGGAGAACCGGAGAGTGGTCTCTGTCTGATGGTCGAGGCGTCCCGGCGAGGAGGAAAGTAGCGCTTGGCATGGAGACAGCGATGGAGACCTCACCGCCGGTGCCAGAGACCAAGAAGGAGccggcgccgcccgcggccgcGCAGCCTgcgccagagaccaagaagggGCCGACGCAGCCTgcgccagagaccaagaaggaGCCGACGCCGCCGGCTCCtgctccttctcctcctcctcctgcgccggcggcggtggtggtggcagcAGCGAGAGGGGACGGGAAGCGGAAGAGGGGGCGGCCGAGGAAGTACGGGCCGGACGGTGGCCTGCTGCGGCCGCTGAACGCGACGCCGATCTCGGCGTCGGTGCCGGACGACTCCGGCGGGGGGCACTACACGCCCGCGTCCGCCGTGGGGGCCGCCATGAAGCGGGGCAGGGGCCGGCCCGTGGGGTTCATCAGCCGCGCGGCGCCCGTGGTGGCGATGCCGATGACGGCCGCCACGCCGACCCCCGCGGTGGTCGTCTccacgccgccgccccccgcGCCCATGTCCTcatccgtcgccgccgccgccgccgccccgacgcaGCAGCTCGTGCCGCCCCTAGGTACCGGAACCCCTCTCACTTCCTCACTTATCCATCATCATCATACAGAGTTGTGAGTCGTACTGCTCCTAACAAATTTCCGAGAAAATCTCCGTAATTTCGTGCGATCTTCGTCCGTCTCAAATCGGAATCCAAGGCCGCAGCATTTTACAATGATTGATCGATTATTTTAGTTCAGATTAGATGGACATATCCGGGGCTTGGGTGGGTGGTGTCATGTGGTGATGGCTGAGAGAGACAGCCAGGACCAAGAGGAAGAGACCGAGGGACAGGGACCATCTGGTCTTAGTCTTAGGTAGGTCTAGGTGAACTGAAAGACCCAAGCACCTTTCAGATGCTCTGTTTGCCCCTAAGAGCGACGCCGAACCAAACACGCGCCTAACTTGGCCAAATCTTGCCAAACAAAATCGCGCGAAATCACGGGGAATCATCGAGACTGACTGACTATGCTGAAGTAGTTATGCAACACTTGTGAACTAGTAGTATGCAAGTTGTTATGACAAGTGTATATCCAAGTGTACCTGTCCAGCAACTCTGTTTTCAGTGGTGCAGAACTTAGGTGTGGAGCATTTGTGTGCCACTGTCTGGAGCTGTATGTTAAAAGTGAAGAAGTGCCCTTTGATTTCAGGGCCTGTATATTTACTTGTAGTTGTAGAAATAACTCGTATGACTAGTTATATCCATCGGACTACTTGGTTTGCAGATGAGTAGGTGTTGTCTGAATATAATTTTTGGTAATGGATTTTGCTGCAAAGGCAATGGTTTGAATGGCATATAAGGTGCCTCTTCTAAGCATCTTGTTTCAGAGAAAACTATATGTGAAGTTGCTTCCGGTGCTTTTCTGAAAGTGGTCACCAATACATTTTTTCTAGGAGAGTTAGTGTAAGAGGAAAACACTAGTCTGGGTGCATTGATCGAATATAATTGTTGCTACatcgcaaaaaaagaaaaagaactgAACTGTTGCTTCTATGGTGATGGCTGTTGATTGTTCGTAATAACTATACATTATTCAAGGACCTAACATCTGATCAAAATTTGTTGAAGACATTGTTATTCCACCTCATGCTTATAAACATTAATGCTTGTTGAATATTCAAAATGCACAATCTCCTGAAGATTATCTACCTTTATCCTGAGAGGCTCTGTATTCATGAACAGGTGATGTGGTAGGGTGTGCTTCTGGCGCAAATTTTACACCTCATATCTTGAATGTTGCTACCGGTGAGGTATGATACCATGAAACCCCATTACCTTGAATTTAGCTCTATCTGAATTTCATATACAATTTTTCATGCCATGACTAGTTACTCTCTTTGTTTTGTTGTATCAGGATATTAATATGAAGGTTATATCTTTCTCCCAACAAGGTCCAAGGGCGATCTGCATTCTGTCTGCTAATGGTGTGATTTCGAATGTTACGTTGCGTCAGCATGATTCTTTAGGTGGTACAGTGACTTACGAGGTTTGTTGTCTTTTCTCTGCAAACCAATGATATTCCTGTATTCGGTTCCTTGCCTTTCAAAAGTTCAATGAATGATGTGTGAATATGCACATTGTGAGTACCAGTTCTGAAACTGTGGTAGTTGTGGTAGAAAATTGGTTAAGTTTGGGAATTTTCCAAAAAGCATAAGGCTATGCTGAGCAGAAGTGTGCAGCCACTTCGAAAGCTGGTGAAAACTAAGAAACAGAGAGGTAGAAAATGAAGAAAACGGTTGCAATCAAAACCACACCAAATCGAAATATATGTACTGCCACGCCACCATGTTTTGCCGAGTCTTGTACTAAGTCATGATCAGGAATTTTCCATAATGCAAAACTACTTTTATCATATCCATGATGAATGGCAGATGCAGGAAATGTAATGGAAACTAGTAGCAGGTCACGCTGAGGAAGTTGCATGGAATTTATGTGCACAAGTGTTGGAAAATATATAAACTCTGTGTCCTTCAAATTTCCAACAACTGATGTGTGCACATCACTAGTTCAATCATTTGATAAACATCTAGCCCGTCAAATTTCCGATGACTGACGTGTGTGTTTGCACACTGTGAGGGCC
The sequence above is a segment of the Aegilops tauschii subsp. strangulata cultivar AL8/78 chromosome 6, Aet v6.0, whole genome shotgun sequence genome. Coding sequences within it:
- the LOC109747765 gene encoding AT-hook motif nuclear-localized protein 1 → METAMETSPPVPETKKEPAPPAAAQPAPETKKGPTQPAPETKKEPTPPAPAPSPPPPAPAAVVVAAARGDGKRKRGRPRKYGPDGGLLRPLNATPISASVPDDSGGGHYTPASAVGAAMKRGRGRPVGFISRAAPVVAMPMTAATPTPAVVVSTPPPPAPMSSSVAAAAAAPTQQLVPPLGDVVGCASGANFTPHILNVATGEDINMKVISFSQQGPRAICILSANGVISNVTLRQHDSLGGTVTYEGRFELLSLSGSFTPTEKGGSRDRCGGMSVSLAAADGRVIGGGVAGLLVAASPVQVVVGSFLPSYQMEQNGKKPVIEMKTVAAQPAMGFTISSGGDMEDSYSGGQARPGKGASAFRVENWTAQPVASAPPAAEARRTPPSEAAKVPVSGG